The Carassius carassius chromosome 34, fCarCar2.1, whole genome shotgun sequence genome has a segment encoding these proteins:
- the zdhhc12a gene encoding palmitoyltransferase ZDHHC12-A isoform X2 — protein MVFMFIRRRMFKDMFKSGCLVRTAHVILTWITTLVLFLHNTDLRQCQERGDLFQPVVFSSVVLLSVLMYFTVSLMDPGFVLSDSDTEGTSAGSNEELEKMIPQDLSSVKQRRCGYCFKLQPMRARHCKTCKCCVRRFDHHCPWIDNCVGERNHKWFLLYLCVQFVAVSWGLQASWSGVVSAPTWQQWFTQNGFLLGAFALTAVFSVVVLLLLCIHLYLASVNSTTWEFMSRQRILYLKHCDSEENPFDRGLVCNLWDFCCVCGTVAWERIYIRHTNGAK, from the exons ATGGTTTTTATGTTCATAAGACGCAGGATGTTTAAGGACATGTTTAAATCCGGGTGTTTAGTTCGGACTGCTCATGTAATTCTGACCTGGATCACAACTTTAGTGCTCTTTCTGCACAACACAG ATCTTCGTCAGTGTCAGGAGAGAGGAGATCTGTTCCAGCCGGTGGTCTTCAGCTCCGTGGTGCTGCTCTCTGTACTGATGTACTTCACCGTGTCTCTGATGGATCCTGGCTTCGTTCTGTCTGACAGCGACACGGAG GGAACGTCGGCGGGCAGTAATGAAGAACTGGAGAAGATGATTCCTCAAGATCTCAGTTCTGTGAAGCAGCGACGCTGTGGCTACTGCTTTAAACTG CAACCGATGAGGGCCAGGCACTGTAAAACCTGTAAGTGCTGTGTGAGGCGCTTTGACCATCACTGTCCCTGGATAGATAACTGTGTTGGAGAGAGGAATCACAAGTGGTTTCTGCTGTACCTTTGTGTGCAGTTTGTGGCTGTATCGTGGGGTTTACAGGCATCATG GTCGGGCGTGGTCTCAGCACCCACCTGGCAGCAGTGGTTCACTCAGAACGGATTCCTGCTCGGGGCGTTTGCGCTGACGGCTGTGTTTTCGGTGGTCGTGCTGCTCCTGCTGTGCATCCACCTGTACCTGGCCTCGGTGAACAGCACCACCTGGGAGTTCATGTCCCGCCAGCGCATCCTGTACCTCAAACACTGCGACTCGGAGGAGAACCCATTCGACAGAGGACTTGTCTGCAACCTGTGGGACTTCTGCTGCGTCTGTGGGACAGTAGCGTGGGAGAGGATCTACATCAGACACACCAACGGGGCTAAATGA
- the zdhhc12a gene encoding palmitoyltransferase ZDHHC12-A isoform X1, giving the protein MVFMFIRRRMFKDMFKSGCLVRTAHVILTWITTLVLFLHNTDLRQCQERGDLFQPVVFSSVVLLSVLMYFTVSLMDPGFVLSDSDTEISGLFQGTSAGSNEELEKMIPQDLSSVKQRRCGYCFKLQPMRARHCKTCKCCVRRFDHHCPWIDNCVGERNHKWFLLYLCVQFVAVSWGLQASWSGVVSAPTWQQWFTQNGFLLGAFALTAVFSVVVLLLLCIHLYLASVNSTTWEFMSRQRILYLKHCDSEENPFDRGLVCNLWDFCCVCGTVAWERIYIRHTNGAK; this is encoded by the exons ATGGTTTTTATGTTCATAAGACGCAGGATGTTTAAGGACATGTTTAAATCCGGGTGTTTAGTTCGGACTGCTCATGTAATTCTGACCTGGATCACAACTTTAGTGCTCTTTCTGCACAACACAG ATCTTCGTCAGTGTCAGGAGAGAGGAGATCTGTTCCAGCCGGTGGTCTTCAGCTCCGTGGTGCTGCTCTCTGTACTGATGTACTTCACCGTGTCTCTGATGGATCCTGGCTTCGTTCTGTCTGACAGCGACACGGAG ATATCTGGGCTCTTTCAGGGAACGTCGGCGGGCAGTAATGAAGAACTGGAGAAGATGATTCCTCAAGATCTCAGTTCTGTGAAGCAGCGACGCTGTGGCTACTGCTTTAAACTG CAACCGATGAGGGCCAGGCACTGTAAAACCTGTAAGTGCTGTGTGAGGCGCTTTGACCATCACTGTCCCTGGATAGATAACTGTGTTGGAGAGAGGAATCACAAGTGGTTTCTGCTGTACCTTTGTGTGCAGTTTGTGGCTGTATCGTGGGGTTTACAGGCATCATG GTCGGGCGTGGTCTCAGCACCCACCTGGCAGCAGTGGTTCACTCAGAACGGATTCCTGCTCGGGGCGTTTGCGCTGACGGCTGTGTTTTCGGTGGTCGTGCTGCTCCTGCTGTGCATCCACCTGTACCTGGCCTCGGTGAACAGCACCACCTGGGAGTTCATGTCCCGCCAGCGCATCCTGTACCTCAAACACTGCGACTCGGAGGAGAACCCATTCGACAGAGGACTTGTCTGCAACCTGTGGGACTTCTGCTGCGTCTGTGGGACAGTAGCGTGGGAGAGGATCTACATCAGACACACCAACGGGGCTAAATGA
- the LOC132114975 gene encoding calcium-binding mitochondrial carrier protein SCaMC-2-A-like, with protein sequence MLCLCLYVPVHNSDQIEVEYFESNGLPSELKSLKSLSVLLPSKEFSTYREWSKKSVKTEEKAHDGQLDFEEFVHYLQDHEKDLKLVFKSLDRTIAGQVNAKDIVNSLQDLGVHISLQQAERVLQSMDKNGTMTVDWNEWKKSPTLQPAENIPEIILYWKHSTIFDVGENMTVPDEFTSEEHVTGMWWRHLVAGGGAGAISRTFTAPLDRLKVLMQVHGYHGSNMCIMSSLGQMIKEGGMRSLWRGNGINILKIAPESALKFMAYEQIKRLMGSSQEAPLGIPERFVAGSLAGVLAQSTIYPMEVLKTRLALRKTGQYKGISDCAKQILKGEGMMAFYKGYVPNMLGIIPYAGIDLAVYETLKNSWLQRYGTENTHPGVFVLLGCGTVSSTCGQLASYPLALVRTRMQAQATVEGSSQVSMTGLFKQIMKTEGPTGLYRGLTPNFLKVIPAVSISYVVYENIKSTLGVQSR encoded by the exons ATGCTGTGCCTGTGCCTTTATGTGCCCGTCCATAATTCAGATCAAATCGAGGTGGAGTATTTTGAATCTAACGGACTACCGTCCGAGCTGAAGTCCCTCAAGTCTCTCAGCGTCCTTCTGCCATCGAAGGAATTCTCCACATACCGAGAATGGAGTAAG AAATCTGTGAAAACTGAAGAGAAAGCGCATGATGGACAGCTGGACTTTGAAGAGTTTGTTCACTACCTCCAAGACCACGAGAAAGACCTGAAGCTGGTATTTAAAAGCCTGGACAGAACGATTGCTG GTCAAGTGAATGCCAAAGACATTGTGAACTCACTGCAAGATCTCGGCGTGCATATTTCCCTCCAGCAAGCAGAGAGGGTCCTTCAGAG CATGGACAAAAACGGCACAATGACTGTTGACTGGAATGAATGGAAGAAGTCTCCAACATTACAGCCTGCCGAAAACATTCCCGAAATCATCCTGTACTGGAAACATTCGACT ATCTTCGATGTGGGAGAGAACATGACGGTCCCAGATGAGTTCACCTCCGAGGAGCACGtgacggggatgtggtggagacACCTGGTCGCTGGTGGAGGAGCTGGAGCCATTTCCCGAACCTTCACTGCTCCACTCGACCGTCTCAAAGTCCTCATGCAG GTGCACGGATATCATGGAAGCAACATGTGTATCATGAGTAGTCTGGGTCAGATGATCAAGGAAGGAGGGATGCGTTCGTTGTGGAGGGGCAACGGCATCAACATCCTCAAAATCGCACCCGAGTCGGCCCTTAAATTCATGGCTTATGAGCAG ATCAAACGGCTGATGGGAAGCAGTCAGGAAGCTCCTCTGGGGATCCCCGAGCGTTTCGTAGCCGGGTCCCTGGCAGGAGTCCTTGCCCAGAGCACCATCTACCCCATGGAG GTTCTCAAAACCCGTCTGGCGCTGAGAAAGACTGGCCAGTACAAGGGCATCTCAGACTGTGCCAAACAGATCCTGAAGGGCGAGGGAATGATGGCGTTCTACAAAGGATACGTCCCTAACATGCTGGGCATCATCCCGTACGCTGGCATCGACCTGGCCGTGTATGAG ACATTAAAGAACTCGTGGCTTCAGCGCTACGGCACAGAGAACACACATCCAGGTGTGTTTGTGCTGCTAGGCTGTGGTACTGTTTCCAGTACGTGCGGCCAACTCGCAAGCTACCCGCTAGCGCTCGTACGAACACGCATGCAGGCGCAAG CTACGGTTGAAGGCTCATCTCAGGTCTCAATGACGGGACTCTTCAAGCAGATCATGAAGACCGAGGGCCCCACGGGTCTCTATCGGGGCCTGACCCCAAACTTCCTGAAGGTCATCCCGGCCGTCAGCATCAGCTACGTCGTGTACGAGAACATTAAGTCGACGTTAGGTGTGCAGTCAAGATGA